ACTGATAAAGttacttgtattattattattattacaccattaagccatttccctttcggggtaggcgtgactcactcggcaggggaaaggagtagtgtgtggatgggatagagattNNNNNNNNNNNNNNNNNNNNNNNNNNNNNNNNNNNNNNNNNNNNNNNNNNNNNNNNNNNNNNNNNNNNNNNNNNNNNNNNNNNNNNNNNNNNNNNNNNNNCaatgaaaaagttacttttcaacaaagtttggaatttctaccaaaatattcaattttgtttaactatgaattttcaaccaaactgctaAATGTTGTtccgaaaatattcatttttaccaaaaagttaattttcaacaaaaaaaataaataacattacaagaaaaaagttactttacaGACAAATTTGGACTTTATAtgagaatagttaacttttttaaacatagttttagccaaataactaaatatttattttcaaaccaaaatttaacttccaaccaaatagataaacttGCCACTAATATCAaaccgaaaagacgattttttaagaaaagagacaAATATCCAACgataaagttacttttcaaccaagttcggattttctaccaaaatagttaattttttttttaacacatgaattttaaaccaaatctctgattatttatatcaaaaatatccattttcaacaaaaaattcattttcaacgaaaaattttaatttccaacaaaaaaagtcacttcccAAACAAATTTggactttctaccaaaacagttaatttttttaaatatgaatgttcaaccaaacggCTGAATGTTTTTTCCGAAAAtactcatttttacaaaaaagttaagttttaacaacaaaaataaataaatttccaacaaaaaagttacttttcaggCAAATTTGGACTTTAtatgaaattagttaaatttgttagaaaattattttcagcaaaataactaaatatttacaacgaaaatatttattttcaacaaaaagttaatttccaaccaaatagctgaactttctactattttcaaaccgaaaagacgaatttttaacaaaaaagataaattcccaatgaaaaagttaattttcaataaaatttgctctttctatcaaaatagttaattttactcTAAAcacataaatattcaaccaaatcgctgattatttatatcaaaaatatccattttcaacaaaaagttaattttcaacgaaaaactttaatttccaacaaaaaaagttacttttcaaacaaatttggactttctaccaaaatagttaactttttttaatgcatgagttttcatttaaatagctgattttttgacaaaatgtttaatttcgaacaaaaaagttactttccaAATTTGGACTTTATatcgaaatagttaaatgttttttaaatacgtacctatacattttcaaccaaatgacaaaatattcataccgaatatattaaatttcagcaaaaagctcattttcaaccaaatatttcaactttctgctaatttcaaacccaaaagacgaattttcaacagaaagttaaatttctaacaaaaaaagttacttttcaatcaagtttggactttctaaaaaaatacttaatttaaaaaaaatgtaaatttccaaccaaatagttgaactttctaccactgtcaaacaaaaaagacgaatttttaacaaaaaagttcaattttcaataaaaaatttactgctCAACCAAATTTGAACTTTCTACAAactagttcatttttttgttcgaatatgtaaattttctactCAATGGCTGAATATTtataccgaaaatattaattttcaaccaaaacttttgatttttaacaaaaagttaatttccaaccaaaaagttgaatccaaaaagttcatttttaactgattGTAACtagtaaaatttgcaaccaaagagataagtttttaactataattatgaacctttaaccaaaccaataaatttttaacaaagtagatcaacttcCAACtaggtagttcaattttcaaccagaaaagacagattttcaacaaacaaaaaaataggcgttttatcaaaagaaattaatttcccaaccaaaattaactctttttaaaaaaattatatgcatttttaacaaaaattttccttattttttaacaaaagcagtTGAATCATCAGTCAAaccaggttaattttctaccaaaatattttcatttcaaatttaaaaaatttggttatattcAACcgagaaaaaactaattatcaacaaaaataaattagatttcttcaccaaaagagataaattttaaaaagataaagtagaattttgaaagaagaaagaaaaaatttcccctgaattttcacatttttaagtcaagataaattttccacaaaactgttgcattttcaaataaaaaatatgaattatcaacaaaacagatacatttcaaccaaatagtttaactttctaccaaaacagtccaatttttaacaaaatatatgaattttcaagcaaaaatataataatttatattatttcaaccaaaaaattgaatttttaagaaaaaagcttcaactaaaaattaactttgagtcccaaactattgaaaaaaatcataactcAATTACTTTGcgagttactttttaaaagagtAACAAAGTTACCCTAAAAGTTAGAAAAAACGAATCTTTATAGCAAATGCTAAATGCATAAGTAAAAATAAATCGTAagatttaaatatgtaagaataaGCGAGGTCAGTTCCTTGAAGTAAAAAGGAAGTCCAGTTTTAATCTCACAATAATCATTCGCAATTAAATTTCCACGTAACCGCActgtgaaaaatagaatttaataagCAACTTCGTCGAATCCGAAGTAAACTTCCGCTATAGAGGAGGGAGGGGGAGGGGGAATGAGTACAAAAGTCCAAAAATTAATAAGagtaagaaattttattactaaaataaCCGTCCACTTAACACTCTTAAATTCAATGCATTAAATGCCAACTAGAAAAATTTGATatgaaactgaaaaataataatttagagataaattcattttaaactatgcctttttaaaattcttatagaaCAATGGAagtttttctcgttgaaaattggaAGCATACAAAAGCAGGtaaaataaattgtgaaaaataaacgACTATTTCCGGTGAcaatcaaggaaaatattttatgctCCGAGCTGTTTATAGAGGATTGGAACATAATCATCCCACTCGGCTTGATACATATTTCCGGCGATAGGATCGCCAAGATTGTGCTTGGCagcgaatttttttattgaaaatccgccACGGTTGTCGCCACTTTTGTTCGTCAGACGTTTCGCGTCAAAGGTCACTTTTCCGGGCTGTTTGTAAACCAGGAAGACGTATCGATGAAGCCCGGTTCCTTCCGGCGGTCCCGAACCAACATATTCGGAAAGAGTTTCGCCCTTTTGGACGTCGTTTCCGGGAATGTTGCCCACCAGCCAATGGTGCCATTCGCGGAATTTCGGTTCCTTGCGACTTGGAGCATCTGGATCTGGAAAGCGAATTTATAATTCGCTATATTCCAGATATCATTTTTCCTGGtactctcaataattttttagaggtcAAGCTTGTaccaaaaaagtttccatttttatttaaagaacatggggaaaatttgtattttcgaaaaaaaagaactcATACTTTGAACTTTGATCGagacgtgccaagttttttagggattaaaGAGGAGTTTCtacgaataaaaacattttaacccATTAATGCGCAAATGCACTTTTTTGCACACACATTTTCAAGTACACAATTCTCTTAgaaaaacaaagttattttttatcaaaaacgagggtgatcgttttaattaaagaacaaaattccggtcagaagaatttttaaaatcgaaatctgAAAGTAAACAGTACAAGTACAAGTAATACAAATTTCtatggaaattttcaataatttacatatgtaaaatggaaggtactaacacttttcaactgaataatttcaaatttaatttatttaaactgtaaaattcaaaatttttaacattcataaattatagagttcaaagatttagattaagatctaaaaatataaatccaggttaacaatttcaatactctaaattaaaaaataaatcaatgaactttaaaaattgtcaaaattatattattcatttattaatgaagctaataaatattttaaaattcacattttttcaaattaaaagtttttgaattagaatttaaattagtttcattttaaatagatttatcatccttaaaagactttaaaattgttttcaaaatcttgagaaatctagaagtagttttaaatttgttcaaattcagctttatttttgaaattttttcaaaacttcttaataactttaaaaattaa
This Belonocnema kinseyi isolate 2016_QV_RU_SX_M_011 chromosome 3, B_treatae_v1, whole genome shotgun sequence DNA region includes the following protein-coding sequences:
- the LOC117169203 gene encoding protein D2-like isoform X3; this translates as MTEALKTNEVIPDVVDTVPAEIVEVTYPNNLKLDQIGKVLTPTQVKDQPAVKWNAESSSFYTLCMTDPDAPSRKEPKFREWHHWLVGNIPGNDVQKGETLSEYVGSGPPEGTGLHRYVFLVYKQPGKVTFDAKRLTNKSGDNRGGFSIKKFAAKHNLGDPIAGNMYQAEWDDYVPILYKQLGA
- the LOC117169203 gene encoding protein D2-like isoform X1, with the protein product MISLHFSVKTGLARRPFVQIGSRLLSRMTEALKTNEVIPDVVDTVPAEIVEVTYPNNLKLDQIGKVLTPTQVKDQPAVKWNAESSSFYTLCMTDPDAPSRKEPKFREWHHWLVGNIPGNDVQKGETLSEYVGSGPPEGTGLHRYVFLVYKQPGKVTFDAKRLTNKSGDNRGGFSIKKFAAKHNLGDPIAGNMYQAEWDDYVPILYKQLGA
- the LOC117169203 gene encoding protein D2-like isoform X2, coding for MTSLFLGATGLARRPFVQIGSRLLSRMTEALKTNEVIPDVVDTVPAEIVEVTYPNNLKLDQIGKVLTPTQVKDQPAVKWNAESSSFYTLCMTDPDAPSRKEPKFREWHHWLVGNIPGNDVQKGETLSEYVGSGPPEGTGLHRYVFLVYKQPGKVTFDAKRLTNKSGDNRGGFSIKKFAAKHNLGDPIAGNMYQAEWDDYVPILYKQLGA